The following are encoded together in the Acipenser ruthenus chromosome 24, fAciRut3.2 maternal haplotype, whole genome shotgun sequence genome:
- the LOC117429949 gene encoding C2 calcium-dependent domain-containing protein 4C-like, whose translation MWVVDTIRVSVERTSLTLPISEYSFKIRDIMFSIDRPLSEKNKKMSLCPNIITPDRIPEFCIPPKLPSHLEPKTPEKNKHPTSIQISTSENTANKKESPFHEMVNTHVIQVENVDELPYDCGYSDEESTNADPQSQAALSLPHLPKAQTSYGFCTLLESPHTRRKESLFHNDPNSCGIPIMIPRSRSNTYSRVSSSSFSLNSLTSRLSPKNFSLHRQGTLDSDTASSTESSPFSSPLLTRSPPKSSLFKAISQEKLFSRTVKRTMVARNNSLSTDEGSSTDNSPNIMRRSSECLLEPMPSAYGLMPPTVFPLDLVHYRDRVIKENVISVGREGTLRLSAEYCQDNQRLRVRLVSAEGLYDSSVDPKSINCCVSMSLVPGKIQKQRSTVIRKSRNPIFNEDFFFDGISEHELCFRSLRMKVVNKGSSMKRDYALGECELPLTSILPK comes from the coding sequence ATGTGGGTGGTGGATACGATCCGTGTGTCTGTGGAAAGAACCAGTCTGACTCTTCCCATCTCAGAATACAGTTTCAAAATCAGGGACATCATGTTTAGCATTGACAGACCATTATCTgagaaaaacaagaaaatgtcTTTGTGCCCCAACATCATCACCCCAGACAGAATCCCAGAATTCTGCATCCCGCCCAAGTTACCATCTCACCTGGAGCCCAAAACTCCTGAGAAGAACAAACACCCCACCAGCATCCAAATCTCCACGTCAGAAAACACTGCTAACAAAAAGGAATCCCCCTTCCATGAAATGGTCAACACGCATGTGATACAAGTTGAAAATGTGGATGAGCTGCCCTATGACTGTGGATACAGTGATGAAGAAAGCACCAACGCTGATCCCCAGTCTCAAGCTGCTCTTTCCTTGCCCCACTTACCAAAAGCTCAAACCAGCTATGGGTTTTGCACCTTACTTGAAAGCCCACATACAAGAAGGAAGGAGTCCCTTTTCCACAATGACCCAAACTCTTGTGGCATCCCCATCATGATCCCCAGAAGCAGGTCCAACACTTACTCTCGAGTTTCCTCCTCCTCATTCAGTTTGAACTCACTGACCTCCAGACTGTCTCCCAAAAACTTCAGCCTGCACAGGCAAGGCACCCTGGACAGTGACACTGCATCTTCTACAGAATCTTCTCCCTTCAGCTCCCCGCTTCTTACTAGGTCTCCTCCCAAGTCCTCTTTGTTCAAAGCAATAAGCCAAGAAAAACTCTTCTCCAGGACTGTAAAAAGAACAATGGTGGCAAGGAACAACTCCTTGTCGACTGACGAAGGCAGCTCCACAGACAACAGTCCCAACATCATGAGAAGATCATCTGAATGCTTGCTGGAGCCTATGCCTTCTGCTTATGGCTTGATGCCTCCAACCGTTTTCCCCTTGGATCTGGTGCACTACAGGGACAGAgtcataaaagaaaatgtaatttctgtGGGCAGAGAAGGTACCTTAAGACTTTCTGCTGAGTACTGCCAGGACAATCAGAGACTCCGGGTGCGCCTGGTCAGTGCTGAAGGACTATACGACTCTTCTGTGGACCCCAAAAGTATCAACTGCTGCGTCAGCATGTCCTTGGTGCCGGGGAAAATCCAAAAGCAGCGCAGCACCGTCATTAGGAAAAGCAGGAATCCCATTTTCAACGAAGACTTTTTCTTTGATGGGATTTCTGAGCATGAGCTGTGTTTCAGATCACTGAGAATGAAAGTGGTTAACAAAGGATCGAGTATGAAAAGAGACTATGCCTTAGGCGAATGTGAGCTCCCTCTTACAAGCATCTTACCCAAgtaa